In Candidatus Bathyarchaeota archaeon, a single genomic region encodes these proteins:
- the rgy gene encoding reverse gyrase, translating to MRYNTVLRALYNGLCLNCNGTISDERLLQIGICEKCLEKTERIKGWKQILKNLKENGKLYFAEEIFTFLEKLKEFSAFFKRAVGQRMWSLQETWARRILLSRNFSIVAPTGVGKTVLGVVSALYFSSKDKRSYIVVPTGLLVQQVVDRIRIFSEKLGINPKLVYYHGALKKAEKEEYLEKIAKNEFNILVTTDRFIINRFEMLKGKKFNFIFVDDVDSFLKSPKNIDKILAILGFNDEIINMAFQLLDLRTEASRMARMGENPAAVLRKIERIRSEIEHYKSKNQIGILVVSGATMKAKRTKRIKLFEELLGFQIGFKPEFLRNIKDFYLKEFENIEKRVLELIREFGSGCLIFVPSAIGKEYAVRLSEFLNQNGVSAYVYRKMDEKILDEFTSGHYDALIGIASFRSPLARGIDLPERIRYTIFTGVPRMEIPLSWKEYNPTKILTLLKNIREFLYGKQRDKASEIIAKLRRIVPLNKEIQEKIKEAIEKGFQLEGFEEFARKIISNAREFLKEVITPEIIEKIRESKEISIKQEDGMFYLIVADPVAYIQASGRASRMFAGGITRGASFLIVDDEKAFYSLQTRLKFMFGEISWSKFKIETAKKWFEKIDEDRRIIREIKEGKISKRVKSYIKTALLIVESPTKARTISKFFGRPYKRKIGNLTVFEISSGEYILSIAASMGHIYDLVLTEGFHGVKVENGKFVPIYDFIKKCKKCGEQFTEFSVCPKCKSAEVYSKEELVKALRQLSLEVNTVFVATDPDTEGEKIAYDIYCSLYPLNNKIERLEFHEITKKAFLQAIKNRRKINESMVEAQIVRRIEDRWIGFELSQKLWRRFKNYRLSAGRVQTPVLGWIINRVNEARKKKLILSVKLSNGLKVSIENPIFQFPTEKLKDYIKNLKANIKELKEEERTVYPPPPYTTDALLKDASAKLNFSASQTMMLAQDLFEMGLCTYHRTDSTTVSAVGISLAKDYLQEKFPSTFVPRKYLKEGAHECIRPTRAVDAERLRNLISLGLLRFPKRLTREHFQLYDLIFKRFIASQMKEVRVLYQSFKVEIDGNQASIENPVKIISEGFNKLLPFRLKNPVKEGEYGIEFARILRLPAARLFTQGEIIALMKERGIGRPSTYAKIVTTLLGRKYVVEKRGKLVSTPLGYRVYNYLQENFEDYISEETTRKLETQMDLIENGKVDYQKILMEVHKEILNLRRQGN from the coding sequence ATGCGATATAACACAGTATTGAGAGCCCTCTATAATGGGCTCTGCCTAAACTGCAACGGAACAATATCAGACGAACGCCTACTGCAAATTGGAATTTGCGAGAAATGCCTAGAAAAAACTGAAAGAATCAAAGGCTGGAAACAAATCCTCAAAAATCTAAAAGAAAATGGAAAACTCTATTTCGCAGAAGAAATTTTCACTTTTCTAGAGAAGCTAAAGGAATTCTCAGCCTTTTTCAAAAGGGCAGTTGGGCAGAGAATGTGGTCTCTGCAGGAAACTTGGGCGAGAAGAATACTTCTCAGTAGAAACTTCTCAATAGTTGCGCCGACAGGGGTTGGGAAAACAGTTTTAGGCGTGGTTTCAGCCCTTTACTTTTCTTCAAAAGATAAGAGAAGCTACATAGTGGTTCCCACAGGATTGCTGGTGCAGCAAGTTGTAGACAGAATAAGGATTTTTTCCGAAAAATTGGGAATTAACCCTAAACTTGTTTACTATCATGGAGCTTTAAAGAAAGCCGAGAAAGAGGAGTATCTGGAGAAAATAGCCAAAAACGAATTCAACATACTTGTAACGACCGATAGGTTCATAATAAATCGATTTGAGATGTTAAAAGGGAAAAAGTTTAACTTCATATTTGTTGATGATGTTGATTCATTCCTAAAATCTCCAAAAAATATAGACAAAATTTTGGCAATTTTAGGATTTAATGATGAAATAATCAACATGGCATTTCAACTGTTGGATTTAAGAACTGAAGCAAGTCGAATGGCTAGAATGGGTGAAAATCCAGCAGCGGTCTTGAGAAAAATTGAGAGAATAAGAAGCGAAATTGAACATTACAAAAGCAAAAACCAAATTGGAATTCTAGTAGTTTCCGGGGCAACCATGAAGGCGAAGAGAACAAAGAGAATAAAGCTTTTCGAGGAACTGCTCGGCTTTCAGATAGGCTTTAAGCCGGAGTTCCTCCGCAACATCAAAGACTTCTACTTGAAGGAATTCGAAAACATAGAGAAACGAGTTCTTGAATTAATCAGAGAATTCGGCAGTGGATGCCTAATATTCGTTCCGTCAGCCATAGGAAAAGAATACGCGGTAAGGCTAAGCGAATTTCTCAACCAAAACGGAGTATCTGCATATGTTTATCGAAAAATGGACGAGAAAATTCTAGACGAGTTCACTAGCGGACACTACGACGCCCTCATAGGAATCGCAAGCTTTCGCAGTCCCCTTGCAAGGGGAATAGACCTACCGGAAAGAATACGCTACACAATATTCACCGGAGTTCCAAGAATGGAAATACCGTTAAGCTGGAAAGAATACAACCCAACAAAAATTCTAACTTTGCTAAAAAACATTCGAGAATTCTTATATGGGAAGCAGCGAGATAAGGCAAGCGAAATTATAGCCAAACTTAGAAGAATAGTTCCGTTAAACAAGGAAATTCAAGAAAAGATTAAAGAAGCAATTGAGAAAGGCTTCCAACTAGAAGGATTTGAAGAGTTTGCAAGAAAAATAATTTCCAACGCAAGAGAATTCTTAAAGGAAGTAATAACTCCTGAAATAATTGAGAAAATAAGGGAAAGCAAGGAAATCTCCATAAAACAAGAAGACGGCATGTTTTACTTGATAGTTGCCGATCCAGTAGCCTACATTCAAGCTTCTGGAAGAGCTTCAAGGATGTTTGCAGGCGGCATAACCAGAGGCGCAAGCTTCCTAATCGTAGACGACGAAAAGGCTTTCTACTCTTTGCAGACAAGGCTGAAATTCATGTTTGGAGAAATTTCTTGGAGTAAATTTAAAATAGAAACTGCAAAGAAATGGTTTGAAAAAATAGATGAAGATAGAAGGATAATTCGTGAAATTAAAGAAGGAAAAATATCTAAGAGGGTTAAAAGTTATATTAAAACGGCTTTATTGATAGTTGAGTCTCCAACCAAAGCTAGGACGATTTCAAAATTTTTCGGTAGACCCTACAAAAGAAAAATTGGAAATTTGACAGTTTTTGAAATAAGCTCCGGAGAGTATATCTTAAGCATAGCTGCAAGTATGGGGCACATATACGACCTCGTTTTAACTGAAGGGTTTCATGGAGTGAAAGTTGAAAATGGAAAATTTGTGCCAATTTACGATTTCATAAAGAAATGCAAGAAATGCGGAGAACAATTTACAGAGTTTTCGGTTTGTCCAAAATGTAAAAGTGCAGAGGTATATTCAAAAGAAGAGTTGGTTAAGGCTTTAAGGCAGCTTTCACTTGAAGTAAACACTGTTTTCGTAGCGACAGACCCAGACACTGAAGGAGAAAAAATAGCCTACGACATCTACTGTTCGCTTTATCCATTAAACAACAAAATTGAAAGGTTAGAGTTCCACGAAATCACAAAAAAGGCTTTTCTACAAGCTATAAAAAACAGAAGGAAAATTAACGAAAGCATGGTTGAAGCCCAAATAGTGCGGAGAATAGAAGACAGATGGATAGGCTTCGAACTAAGCCAAAAACTTTGGCGAAGATTCAAGAATTATAGGCTTTCAGCCGGCAGAGTTCAGACGCCAGTTTTAGGATGGATAATTAACAGGGTAAATGAGGCTAGAAAGAAAAAACTAATATTGTCTGTCAAACTTTCAAACGGCCTAAAGGTTTCAATTGAAAATCCAATTTTCCAGTTTCCAACCGAAAAATTGAAAGATTACATCAAGAATTTGAAGGCCAACATAAAAGAACTGAAAGAGGAAGAACGCACAGTTTATCCGCCGCCTCCGTATACTACAGACGCCTTACTTAAAGATGCTTCAGCCAAGCTGAACTTTTCAGCTTCACAAACTATGATGCTCGCCCAAGACTTATTCGAGATGGGCCTCTGCACCTATCACAGAACAGATTCAACAACCGTTTCAGCGGTTGGAATAAGTTTAGCGAAAGACTATCTACAGGAAAAGTTTCCTTCAACGTTTGTTCCAAGAAAATACTTGAAAGAAGGAGCCCACGAATGTATTAGGCCTACACGGGCCGTAGATGCTGAACGGCTAAGAAATCTAATCTCGCTTGGACTGTTAAGATTTCCAAAACGTTTAACAAGGGAGCACTTCCAACTCTATGACTTAATATTTAAACGGTTTATAGCAAGCCAAATGAAAGAAGTTAGGGTGCTCTATCAAAGCTTTAAGGTTGAAATAGATGGAAATCAAGCTTCAATTGAAAATCCAGTGAAAATAATAAGCGAAGGATTCAACAAGTTGCTGCCTTTCCGACTTAAGAATCCAGTTAAGGAAGGCGAATACGGCATTGAGTTTGCGAGAATACTGCGTTTACCAGCCGCTAGACTCTTCACTCAAGGCGAAATAATAGCTTTAATGAAGGAAAGGGGCATAGGTAGACCAAGCACCTATGCTAAAATTGTTACAACCCTCCTTGGAAGAAAATATGTTGTTGAAAAAAGAGGAAAGCTGGTGAGCACGCCGCTTGGGTATAGAGTTTACAACTACCTGCAAGAAAACTTCGAAGACTATATCTCAGAGGAGACAACCAGAAAGCTTGAAACCCAAATGGATTTAATCGAAAATGGAAAAGTGGATTATCAGAAAATTCTGATGGAAGTTCATAAAGAAATTTTGAACTTAAGAAGACAGGGAAATTAG
- a CDS encoding Gfo/Idh/MocA family oxidoreductase, with amino-acid sequence MKKVGVAVIGVGFWGRNHARVYNEIPEAELIAVCDIDAKKAKEVAEKFGVKAYKDSRKLLKREDIDAVSICTWTTTHAKETARAVKAGKHVLVEKPIASTVKEAKRLVELAEKEKRILMTGFIERFNPGVERVIKRIKGKAIGEIVSATARRVSQWPERIGDVGVVKDYAIHDIDLMRHIFNEDPKTVFAKAGKLRHTRFEDYAQIMLTFSQGKTAFIETNWLTPYKVRKLILTGSKGIMTLDYLTQEITIETEKETFIPRFKWEEPLKRELNHFIECVLKNKKPVVHGLDGLKALIICEAALKSAVKGKSINIEKMLDM; translated from the coding sequence TTGAAGAAGGTAGGAGTAGCCGTCATAGGCGTAGGCTTTTGGGGCAGAAATCACGCAAGAGTCTACAATGAAATCCCAGAGGCAGAACTCATCGCTGTTTGCGACATAGACGCTAAAAAAGCCAAGGAAGTGGCTGAAAAATTTGGAGTAAAAGCATACAAAGACAGTAGAAAACTTCTGAAAAGAGAGGACATAGACGCCGTAAGCATATGCACATGGACAACAACCCACGCGAAAGAAACTGCAAGAGCAGTAAAAGCTGGAAAACACGTACTGGTTGAAAAACCAATCGCAAGCACAGTAAAAGAAGCAAAACGCCTAGTTGAACTTGCAGAGAAGGAGAAAAGAATTCTAATGACAGGTTTCATTGAAAGATTTAATCCCGGCGTCGAACGGGTCATAAAAAGAATTAAAGGAAAAGCTATAGGCGAAATTGTTTCTGCAACTGCCAGAAGAGTCTCTCAGTGGCCAGAAAGGATAGGCGACGTAGGAGTTGTAAAAGACTATGCAATTCACGACATAGATTTGATGCGACACATTTTCAACGAAGATCCGAAGACTGTTTTTGCGAAAGCCGGGAAACTTCGGCATACACGATTTGAGGATTATGCCCAAATAATGCTTACTTTCAGCCAAGGCAAGACAGCGTTCATAGAGACTAATTGGCTAACTCCATATAAGGTAAGAAAGTTGATATTAACTGGAAGTAAGGGAATAATGACCCTCGACTATCTAACACAAGAAATCACTATAGAAACTGAGAAAGAAACTTTCATTCCACGCTTTAAATGGGAAGAACCCTTAAAAAGGGAGCTTAATCACTTTATAGAATGCGTCTTAAAAAATAAGAAACCAGTAGTACACGGTTTAGACGGCTTAAAAGCATTAATAATATGTGAGGCAGCCCTAAAATCGGCGGTTAAAGGAAAATCAATAAACATAGAGAAAATGTTGGACATGTAG
- a CDS encoding adenylyl-sulfate kinase, with protein sequence MTVKRGWCIWLTGLPGSGKTTIAKELKKILRKHGICVQIVSSDAMRKLVTPNPKYTEEERELVYRAIVFTSKLLTENGTNVIIDATGNRRRFRDLAREEIRKFAEVYVKCPLEVCMKRETKRVDEYAPKDIYKKGLEGKSRTVPGLGVPYEEPLNPEIVVDSEKLDPLGCAQMIFDYVEENFMKL encoded by the coding sequence TTGACGGTTAAACGCGGATGGTGCATCTGGTTAACGGGACTCCCAGGAAGCGGAAAGACTACAATAGCCAAAGAACTGAAGAAAATCCTTAGGAAGCATGGAATCTGTGTACAAATAGTTTCCTCAGATGCCATGAGAAAGCTCGTCACTCCAAATCCGAAATACACAGAAGAAGAAAGAGAACTCGTGTACAGAGCAATAGTTTTCACCTCTAAACTTTTAACGGAAAACGGAACAAACGTCATAATTGATGCCACTGGAAACCGCCGAAGGTTCCGCGATCTTGCAAGGGAGGAAATTCGAAAGTTTGCAGAAGTCTACGTTAAATGCCCACTTGAAGTATGCATGAAACGTGAAACAAAACGTGTAGACGAATATGCTCCGAAGGATATTTACAAGAAGGGTTTAGAGGGGAAAAGCCGTACTGTTCCCGGCTTAGGGGTTCCATATGAAGAGCCGTTGAATCCGGAAATCGTTGTTGATTCTGAAAAGCTTGATCCGCTTGGCTGTGCTCAAATGATTTTTGACTATGTTGAAGAGAATTTTATGAAATTATAA
- a CDS encoding phosphoadenosine phosphosulfate reductase family protein, with product MVQGVYWCLNCNSPLLSRKCDKCESEGKFIALSRAADVRPAFENDVELIKGLIINWCKSSSLSVLDLKNRIILLNRLPYLDKAYEVVFNGEIFAHIFFDLYSLKWKIKPFKPLLQLLRQFGIDYPLAILNKEQIERGDLLSSEDLKKSNFNENDEYICLCSKNHEILGLGQNINGKLLVLRVWKKSNNDVNLERRTDWKNVLEANKWQIETLRSKACKFLSKCSTRFRRKPIISYSGGKDSLACLLISMEAGVGAEMLFVDTCLEMPETIQNVNKVIERFQLKAHVVKANLEKFWEKFNLIGPPARDFRWCSRTCKLEPTNRALTELGSTLCIVGQRRAESFKRASSPNIWKNPHVRDSISVTPISNWKALHIWLYVMEKKAENLMNELYFKGFDRVGCYMCPSATVADMQKVKCWHPKLWEGWENALKEWKKKQGLDDNWLKYALWRWRKRIPKGIKNFLRKTLN from the coding sequence ATGGTACAAGGCGTCTATTGGTGTCTAAACTGCAACTCACCTTTACTTAGCAGAAAATGCGACAAATGCGAAAGTGAAGGTAAATTTATTGCTTTATCTAGGGCTGCTGATGTCAGGCCAGCCTTCGAAAACGACGTGGAACTGATTAAAGGGTTAATAATCAACTGGTGTAAAAGTTCTTCCCTTTCTGTTTTAGATTTAAAGAATAGGATCATTTTACTGAATAGATTACCCTACTTGGACAAAGCCTATGAAGTTGTTTTTAACGGAGAAATTTTTGCCCACATTTTTTTCGACTTGTATTCTCTAAAATGGAAAATTAAACCTTTCAAGCCCCTACTGCAACTTTTACGGCAGTTCGGAATAGATTACCCTCTTGCAATTTTAAATAAAGAACAAATTGAGCGGGGCGACCTACTCAGTAGTGAAGATTTGAAAAAATCGAATTTTAATGAAAATGATGAATACATCTGTTTATGTTCAAAAAATCATGAAATACTCGGATTAGGACAAAATATCAATGGAAAACTACTTGTTTTGAGAGTTTGGAAGAAATCAAATAACGACGTTAACCTTGAAAGAAGAACTGACTGGAAAAATGTTTTAGAAGCGAATAAATGGCAAATTGAGACTTTAAGGTCTAAAGCCTGTAAATTCCTCAGTAAATGCTCAACAAGGTTTAGAAGAAAGCCCATAATATCATATTCCGGAGGAAAAGACAGCCTAGCATGTTTACTAATTTCAATGGAAGCCGGAGTAGGGGCTGAAATGCTTTTCGTAGACACATGCCTAGAGATGCCCGAAACCATTCAAAATGTAAACAAAGTTATCGAAAGATTCCAGCTGAAAGCTCATGTAGTAAAAGCTAACTTAGAGAAGTTTTGGGAAAAATTTAACTTGATTGGGCCTCCAGCCAGAGACTTTAGATGGTGTAGCCGAACATGTAAGCTTGAGCCCACCAACAGGGCATTAACAGAATTGGGCAGTACTCTATGCATAGTTGGACAGAGAAGGGCGGAATCCTTCAAAAGAGCTTCTTCACCAAATATTTGGAAAAACCCTCATGTACGAGATAGCATAAGTGTAACGCCTATTTCTAACTGGAAAGCTTTGCATATTTGGCTATACGTAATGGAGAAGAAAGCTGAAAATTTGATGAACGAACTCTACTTTAAGGGTTTTGACCGAGTAGGCTGCTACATGTGCCCATCAGCAACCGTGGCGGACATGCAAAAAGTCAAATGTTGGCATCCCAAACTTTGGGAAGGATGGGAAAATGCCCTAAAAGAATGGAAGAAAAAACAAGGTTTAGATGATAACTGGCTCAAGTATGCTCTATGGAGATGGCGAAAGAGAATTCCTAAAGGCATTAAAAACTTTTTAAGAAAGACGCTGAACTAG
- the wecB gene encoding UDP-N-acetylglucosamine 2-epimerase (non-hydrolyzing), producing the protein MSQLMVVVGTRPEIIKMAPIIRILEKNSASFILVHCGQHYDYFMSQKFIHELGLPQPECSYKVKVSSPGVQTGRIMCFLEHTIKENEPEIVLVEGDTNSVLASAIASLKQKVPVGHVEAGLRSFDLRMPEEHNRRIVDHISSYLFAPTEVAYENLKSENVWGKVYITGNTVIDAVFEHLRLAEKNSQIMNEIRFEHFALVTAHRAENVDNPVVLKNLVEAYVEAPIPVVYPVHPRTKKRLIQNGLWKKLKKSRNVQVMPPLGYFDFLILMKNCQFIVTDSGGIQEEATAPPIRKHVIVTRMSTERPEAVKAGFAKVVGTEKSRILSAMRETLNKKESSLPYESPFGDGKAAEKIVNIIEKEVLF; encoded by the coding sequence ATGAGCCAACTTATGGTGGTAGTAGGTACTAGGCCGGAAATAATAAAGATGGCTCCCATAATTAGGATTTTAGAGAAAAACTCAGCTTCCTTCATCCTAGTTCACTGTGGCCAACACTACGATTACTTCATGTCTCAAAAGTTCATTCATGAACTTGGCTTACCTCAACCTGAATGCAGTTATAAAGTTAAGGTTAGTTCTCCGGGAGTTCAAACTGGGAGGATAATGTGTTTTCTTGAACATACAATAAAGGAGAATGAGCCTGAAATAGTTCTTGTTGAAGGAGATACGAATAGCGTTTTGGCTTCGGCGATAGCTTCCTTAAAGCAGAAGGTTCCAGTAGGCCATGTTGAAGCGGGACTCAGAAGTTTCGACTTAAGAATGCCTGAAGAACATAACAGGCGAATAGTTGACCACATTTCCTCCTACCTTTTTGCACCTACAGAAGTTGCATATGAAAATCTAAAATCAGAAAATGTCTGGGGCAAAGTTTACATTACCGGAAACACAGTTATAGACGCTGTTTTTGAACATTTAAGGCTAGCTGAAAAGAATTCTCAAATAATGAATGAAATACGTTTCGAACACTTCGCACTTGTAACAGCTCACAGAGCGGAGAACGTCGACAATCCGGTAGTGCTTAAAAATCTTGTTGAAGCTTACGTCGAAGCACCAATCCCAGTGGTTTATCCAGTTCATCCAAGAACTAAAAAAAGGCTAATCCAAAACGGCCTTTGGAAGAAACTTAAAAAATCAAGGAACGTTCAGGTTATGCCTCCGCTAGGATATTTTGACTTTCTAATCTTAATGAAAAATTGCCAATTCATAGTAACAGATTCTGGAGGAATTCAAGAAGAGGCAACTGCTCCACCCATAAGAAAGCACGTAATCGTAACCAGAATGTCTACGGAACGTCCAGAAGCAGTTAAAGCAGGTTTCGCAAAGGTTGTGGGCACGGAAAAAAGCAGAATCTTGTCAGCTATGCGGGAAACATTGAACAAAAAGGAAAGTTCTCTTCCATATGAGTCGCCTTTCGGAGATGGAAAAGCAGCAGAAAAAATAGTAAATATCATCGAGAAAGAAGTTTTATTCTAG
- a CDS encoding creatininase family protein, whose product MGKFRLHEMSWPEAKEYFSKNDTAILPVGSTEQHGLHNPLGTDHLIAKALAEETARRTGILCLPVVPFGVSSHHRQFWGTIYVRPKILKEYVRDICLSLKAYGVRKLLLVNGHGGNTAALTELARELREEEEFFIVVFQWWPLAGKLLPELFSREERGHAGAEETSLNLYLHPQLVNMEKAVDETPNWIISIPEGFNLPLDTVDYTKSGVFGKSSTANPEKGKKVFETVVNQLVKIVEELKRMKIEDLKSKNLV is encoded by the coding sequence TTGGGAAAGTTTAGGCTTCATGAAATGAGCTGGCCTGAAGCAAAAGAATATTTCTCAAAAAATGATACCGCAATTCTTCCGGTGGGTTCAACAGAGCAGCATGGGCTTCATAATCCCCTTGGAACTGACCATTTAATTGCTAAAGCCTTGGCTGAAGAAACAGCTAGGAGAACGGGCATCCTATGCCTTCCAGTTGTTCCTTTCGGCGTTAGTTCTCATCATAGACAGTTTTGGGGAACAATCTATGTAAGGCCGAAAATTTTGAAGGAATATGTAAGGGACATTTGCCTCTCTCTCAAAGCATATGGAGTAAGAAAATTACTTCTAGTTAACGGACATGGAGGAAACACCGCAGCATTAACCGAACTTGCCAGAGAACTCAGAGAAGAGGAAGAATTCTTCATAGTAGTTTTTCAATGGTGGCCTTTAGCTGGAAAACTATTGCCGGAGCTTTTCAGCCGAGAAGAAAGAGGCCACGCTGGAGCAGAAGAAACCTCATTAAACCTGTACCTGCATCCTCAACTAGTTAACATGGAAAAAGCAGTTGACGAAACGCCAAACTGGATAATTTCCATACCTGAAGGCTTCAACTTACCCCTAGACACCGTTGACTATACAAAATCAGGGGTTTTCGGAAAATCATCAACAGCAAACCCAGAAAAGGGCAAAAAAGTTTTCGAAACGGTTGTTAACCAACTAGTAAAAATTGTTGAAGAACTCAAAAGAATGAAGATTGAAGACTTAAAATCAAAGAATCTTGTCTAA
- the glmM gene encoding phosphoglucosamine mutase, producing MQRRLFGTNGIRGVVNKELTPQFVIKISEAIGTFFNGGEILLGYDGRTSSPALAKAVASGLASTGCTVYLAGMAPTPALQYAVKKHKLDGGVIITASHNPPEYNGIKVLGNDGVEISRSQEMEIEKIFFEEKQKRAEWNKIGQYRELTNIIEEYVEAVKNHVDVEEIKRKNFRVVVDPGNGVGSLAAPKLLRELECKVFTINANIDGSFPGRPSEPRPENLEDLMRIVKTLKADFGVAYDGDADRAIFVDENGNVHWGDRTFALIEKEFLKRNPGETIVTPVSSSSIVKDIADVYNGRVVWTKVGSVDVSHKMKEIGAKLGGEENGGVFYGPHQPVRDGAMTTALILEILAKTERKLSELLNELPKYFIEKDKVKCPNELKTKVLEKLYEELKKENLNFDTIDGAKIWFKDSSILVRPSGTEPIFRLYSEAKTQNRASNLIKEYKEKLRNIIAKLT from the coding sequence GTGCAGAGAAGATTGTTCGGCACAAACGGGATTCGAGGAGTAGTTAACAAGGAGCTTACACCCCAATTTGTAATTAAAATTTCAGAGGCAATAGGAACATTCTTCAACGGAGGAGAAATACTGCTTGGCTATGATGGAAGAACGAGCAGCCCAGCCTTAGCCAAGGCGGTTGCAAGCGGACTTGCCTCAACTGGCTGCACAGTATACTTGGCCGGGATGGCTCCAACTCCAGCGCTTCAATACGCAGTTAAGAAACACAAACTAGACGGCGGAGTAATAATAACAGCTTCTCATAACCCCCCAGAATACAATGGAATAAAAGTTCTGGGAAACGACGGCGTTGAAATATCAAGAAGCCAAGAAATGGAAATTGAAAAAATATTTTTTGAGGAAAAACAGAAAAGAGCCGAATGGAACAAAATTGGACAGTACAGGGAGCTTACAAACATTATAGAAGAATACGTCGAGGCAGTTAAAAATCACGTTGACGTTGAAGAGATAAAACGAAAAAACTTTCGTGTAGTTGTTGACCCGGGAAATGGAGTTGGAAGCCTAGCTGCTCCAAAGCTTTTAAGGGAGCTGGAATGCAAAGTCTTCACCATAAACGCAAACATTGACGGAAGCTTTCCGGGTAGACCTTCTGAGCCTAGACCTGAAAATTTGGAGGATTTAATGAGAATCGTTAAGACTTTAAAAGCTGACTTCGGCGTTGCTTACGATGGAGATGCTGATAGGGCAATATTCGTTGACGAAAATGGAAACGTTCACTGGGGCGACAGAACATTTGCATTAATAGAAAAAGAATTTCTTAAACGGAATCCAGGCGAAACGATAGTTACGCCGGTTAGTTCTTCAAGTATAGTAAAGGACATTGCAGACGTCTATAACGGAAGGGTTGTGTGGACAAAAGTTGGAAGCGTTGATGTTTCCCATAAAATGAAGGAGATTGGAGCAAAACTCGGCGGAGAAGAAAACGGAGGAGTCTTCTACGGGCCTCATCAACCAGTAAGAGACGGCGCCATGACAACAGCTCTAATCTTAGAAATACTTGCAAAAACTGAAAGAAAACTTTCCGAACTGCTGAATGAACTCCCAAAATACTTCATTGAAAAAGACAAAGTAAAATGCCCAAACGAACTGAAAACCAAGGTTTTAGAGAAACTTTACGAAGAACTCAAAAAGGAAAACTTAAATTTTGACACCATCGACGGAGCCAAAATATGGTTCAAAGACAGCTCAATTCTCGTAAGACCCAGCGGAACAGAACCAATATTCCGCCTCTACTCAGAAGCAAAGACTCAAAATAGGGCTTCGAATCTTATAAAGGAATATAAGGAAAAGCTACGTAACATAATTGCAAAACTAACCTAG